AGTTAGTAACCAAAATCGCTGAGAGCTATGGTGCAACCATGTTTAATGTCTTGACTGGATTCAAATTTATTGCTGAAAAAATTCAAGAGTTTGAAGAAACTGGTAATCATACTTACATGTTTGGTTTTGAGGAGAGTTTCGGATACCTCATTAAACCATTTGTCCGTGACAAAGATGCCATCCAAGCAGTGCTAATGGTTGCTGAAATTGCAGCCTACTACCGTTCTCGTGGTTTGACACTAGCTGATGGTATTGATGAAATCTTTAAAGAGTATGGCTACTTTGCTGAAAAAACCATCTCAGTTACCCTCTCTGGTAAAGATGGTGCTGAGCAAATCAAGGCTATCATGGCTAAATTCCGTGAGAGTGCACCAGAGCAATTCAACAAGACAGATATTGCACTCTTTGAAGACTTTGCAGAACAAAAAGCTGTTGCGCTTGATGGCACAAGGACTAAATTAACAACGCCACCATCAGATGTTCTTAAATACACTTTAACAGATGATAGCTGGTTTGCCGTTCGTCCGTCAGGTACAGAACCAAAAATTAAATTCTACATCGCAACAGTCGGTGAAACTTTAGAAGAAGCTAATCAAAAAGTAGCTAATATTGAAAAAGAAATTAATGATTTTGTGAAATAATATAAAACCCCTGACTGCTCATTTTGAAATCAGGGGCTTTATTTTATTTTGTTTCTTGCGCCGTTTGCATTTGATAATAAAATCCTTGCTTAGCCATTAAGTCCTCATCGTTTCCATGTTCGACAATATCACCATTGACCATAACTAAAATAATGTCAGCTTGCTGAATGGTTGATAGGCGGTGAGCAATAATAAAACTTGTCTTACCCTTCATGAGGCTACTAAAAGCATCCTGCACTAGAAGTTCCGTTCTGGTATCAATGGATGAGGTAGCTTCATCTAGAATCAATAATTTGGGATTTTTCAAGAAAACACGTGCAATAGTCATCAACTGACGTTGTCCTTGTGAGAGGGATGAACCACCATCAGTCAGGTAAGTATCATATCCATTTGGTAATTGCTCAATAAAGAAATGGGCATTTGCAGCTTTGGCAGCAGCAATAACCTCTTCTCTCGAAGCGATAGGATTTCCATAAGCAATATTGTCATGAACAGTAGCGGACTTTAGCCATGTTTCTTGGAGTACCATACCAATCTGATTTCTTAGATTTTGGCGTGTGACTTGAGAAATTGGAATGTTATCAATCAAAATGTCTCCTTGATCAATATCATAAAAACGCATGAGAAGATTGATGAGCGTCGATTTTCCAGCGCCAGTTGGACCGACAATAGCGACCTGACTACCTGCTTTAATATTTAAATTCAAATCTTTGAGTAAGGTTTTTTCTGGCTCATAGCCAAAGCTAACATGCTTAAAGGTCACTTGACCAGAAAGATTACCATGGAAAGATTGTTGCTGTGATTCTTCTTGAGTTGGGAGATCTAGAATAGTATAAAGTCTCTCAGCACAAGCTAAAGCACTTTGAAGCTCTGACATCACTGAAGAGATATCATTAAAAGGCTTGGTGTACTGATTAACGTAATTCAAAAAGGTCACCAATTGTCCTACAGTAAACTGACCATGAATAATTCGGAAAGCCCCTACTCCTGCTAACAAAGCATAAATTAAAGCGTTAATAAATCGTGTAGTTGGATTAACCGTTGACGAATAAAAAACAGCTTTTTGAGACACCTTCGCATAGTGATGATTTAATTTTTTGAAGGTGTCGGACATCTGTTCTTGAGCATTGAAAACCTGAACCAAAGCCTCTTGATTAAAAGCTTCTTCAACAAACTGGGTTTGATCTCCCCGAGCTTTAGTCTGTTCTTGAAAAAAAGTATAACTTTTCTTGGCAATAAAACGAGCAACTAAGAGAGATAAAGGAGTCAACACTAACACAAGTAATAGCATCAATAAATCCAATTTAGCCATAGTCAAAATGGTCACAATGATGGTTAAGATACCGACTAAGAATTGATTAAAAATCATAAGTAAACCGTTAATCAACTGCTCTGAATCTGTGGTAACACGGCTAACCAAATCGCCAACTCCAAAGCGATCAATACTTGAAATAGGGAGTTTATTCAGGTGTTGATTAACTCTTTCACGCAAGTCAGTAATATATGAAAAAATCAAACGATTAGTCAAAAGAGGATTTATCCATTGAACAAGAGCATTTAAAATAATAATGATTCCCATCTGACCTAGTACCGGAGGAATAAGTGCCAAACGATGCGGACTGATAACCCCATCAACAGCACGACCGATAAGGACAGGCAAATAAATCGTTAAACCAACCTGTAAAATAGCACCTATCAGAATAATAAGCAAAAGCCAATGATATGCTAACATATCAGAGACTAAACGTTGGCGAGTTTTTTCTTGATTATTTGCTTTCATTTGGTCTCCTGACTTTCTTGAGAATAATGAATATCACGATAAAGTTGGCAATTTTCCAGTAAGTTATCATGCTTACCTTGAGCAATTAAGCGTCCTTGATCTAAAACTAAAATCTTATCAGCAGATTTTAAGCTTCTTGTCCTTTGAGAGACCATAATTAATTGCCCCTTAACACGACGACGTTCTTCATGTAGTGCAGTTAGTAGGCGACTCTCTGTTAAGAAATCTAAGGCTGAGCTAGCATCATCTAAAATAAGAAAAGGTGCTTTTTTTACCAAAGCGCGAGCAATGGTCAATCTCTGACGTTGTCCGCCAGAAAAATTACTACCAAAAGCTTCAACCTCAGCATCTAGTTGTCGATTTTTTCCTTCAACAAACTCACTAGCTTGGGCAATATCTAAGACCTCTTTTAAATCCTCGTCTCCAAAAATAAAATCACTACCAAGAGTTAAATTACTACGAATACTCCCCTTGAACAATTGAGCTTTTTGTGGCACAACTGCTACCCAATCACGCCATTCTTTTAAATGACGAGGTTGCTTCCCATTATCGTAAATCACTAACTGCCCCGATTGAGCTTGATAAAGGTTTGCTAGTAGATTAACAAGAGTTGATTTTCCTGCCCCTGTTCCTCCGATGATGCCCAAAAACTCACCTTTTTGCAAACTGAAGGAAATCTCTTCTAAAGACGGTTTAGCAGCATTAGGATAGGTAAAGCTAAGATCTTTAGCAACAATTGCGACATCGTTTGTTCTTTCTTCTATGGTCTCAAGAGGTTCCTCTAGGAGTTCACTGGTTTGATCGAAAACTTCTTGTACACGTCTAGCACTAATAAAACTCTGGTTGAGCGAAGTCACCAACATTGTTAATTTGAGCAACTCTGTCAAAATTTGTAAAAGATAGTTGATCAAAGCTACCAGCATTCCCTGAGTTAACAATGAATTGTCAATCAAAAGATTTCCTTGCCAAATGATTATTAGCAAGGTCATATTAACAATGATAAAAGTTAAGGGGCCAACCAGACTTGACAAAAAACTTGCTGATAATTGATGTTTTTTATATTGTAGGTTTTCATTCTGAAATATCTTAGCTTCACTCTCTGTCCTACCAAAGGCTCGGATTACACGCACACCTTCTAGTTGTTCCCTAGTTAATGCGACCAGATGATCAATCGAGTTGCGAATTTTTCCATAAATAGGATTAAGGAGATGACTCATCATAAAAACAACAGCAAAGAGAGTCAAAACCATTCCAAGAAAATAAGCCGTCAACTTTGGACTAATGGTAAACGCCATTATCACCGCACCAAATACAATAAATGGTGAACGTAAAAAAAGACGTAAAAATTGATTGATTCCCGTTTGTATCTGATAGGTATCGCTAATCATTCGAGTGACCAGACTTGATATGCCGAGATTATCACGCTTTTCCTTGGGCAAACTCATTATTTTATTGAACAAATCATCAGATAAAGATTGGGTATATCCAATAGCTGCCTTTGAAGAAAAATACTGAGCTGTTATCGCTACTATTACCCCAACAAGAGCAAGCCCAAATAACAGAAAAATCATCATAAATAGATGATTTTCATTATTTTGTG
The sequence above is drawn from the Streptococcus pluranimalium genome and encodes:
- a CDS encoding ABC transporter ATP-binding protein, which produces MKANNQEKTRQRLVSDMLAYHWLLLIILIGAILQVGLTIYLPVLIGRAVDGVISPHRLALIPPVLGQMGIIIILNALVQWINPLLTNRLIFSYITDLRERVNQHLNKLPISSIDRFGVGDLVSRVTTDSEQLINGLLMIFNQFLVGILTIIVTILTMAKLDLLMLLLVLVLTPLSLLVARFIAKKSYTFFQEQTKARGDQTQFVEEAFNQEALVQVFNAQEQMSDTFKKLNHHYAKVSQKAVFYSSTVNPTTRFINALIYALLAGVGAFRIIHGQFTVGQLVTFLNYVNQYTKPFNDISSVMSELQSALACAERLYTILDLPTQEESQQQSFHGNLSGQVTFKHVSFGYEPEKTLLKDLNLNIKAGSQVAIVGPTGAGKSTLINLLMRFYDIDQGDILIDNIPISQVTRQNLRNQIGMVLQETWLKSATVHDNIAYGNPIASREEVIAAAKAANAHFFIEQLPNGYDTYLTDGGSSLSQGQRQLMTIARVFLKNPKLLILDEATSSIDTRTELLVQDAFSSLMKGKTSFIIAHRLSTIQQADIILVMVNGDIVEHGNDEDLMAKQGFYYQMQTAQETK
- a CDS encoding ABC transporter ATP-binding protein codes for the protein MTALFHYFKDYIKETILGPLFKLLEASFELLVPLIIARIVDEIIPQNNENHLFMMIFLLFGLALVGVIVAITAQYFSSKAAIGYTQSLSDDLFNKIMSLPKEKRDNLGISSLVTRMISDTYQIQTGINQFLRLFLRSPFIVFGAVIMAFTISPKLTAYFLGMVLTLFAVVFMMSHLLNPIYGKIRNSIDHLVALTREQLEGVRVIRAFGRTESEAKIFQNENLQYKKHQLSASFLSSLVGPLTFIIVNMTLLIIIWQGNLLIDNSLLTQGMLVALINYLLQILTELLKLTMLVTSLNQSFISARRVQEVFDQTSELLEEPLETIEERTNDVAIVAKDLSFTYPNAAKPSLEEISFSLQKGEFLGIIGGTGAGKSTLVNLLANLYQAQSGQLVIYDNGKQPRHLKEWRDWVAVVPQKAQLFKGSIRSNLTLGSDFIFGDEDLKEVLDIAQASEFVEGKNRQLDAEVEAFGSNFSGGQRQRLTIARALVKKAPFLILDDASSALDFLTESRLLTALHEERRRVKGQLIMVSQRTRSLKSADKILVLDQGRLIAQGKHDNLLENCQLYRDIHYSQESQETK